The following coding sequences are from one Luteimonas sp. S4-F44 window:
- a CDS encoding M13-type metalloendopeptidase gives MKKTLLSAATAVAMTMAATAAAHDHRCLEETCTLQALFASEPGAGGASTSGDPVAAQRMGSWGIDTAGMDTSVRPGEDFFGYVSGNWAKTTQIPSDKSSYGAFLVLRDLSEARVRQLVEGYDVADTAHPDRAKVATLYAGFMDQAAIDALGAQPLAPKLAAIRAAGDKDALARLMGQSQGDFGRSFFGLGVSDDQRDPDRYTLYMSQSGLGLGDREMYLRETFAPQRERYQAYIAQMLELGGWANPQQNAEAILALETKIAEAHWTRAESRDRDKTYNPVELSAFATTAPGFPWATYFAAAGVPQAPRAVVRQSTAIPKLAAIFGQTDVATLQAWQAFHTIDNAAPLLSKPFSDARFEFRNKFLSGQPEEQERWKRGVAFAESTMGEAIGRDYVALYFPADAKAKMDALVANVKVAMGARLEQLDWMGPATKAEARRKLDGFGLKIGHPDQWRDYSGLVVEPGDVFGNAERSMAFEWDYRRNRLGKEVDKGEWGMTPQTVNAYYNSVKNEIVFPAAILQPPFFDPDADPAVNYGAIGGVIGHEIIHGFDDQGRKSDGEGVLRDWWTAEDAAKFEAQAAKLGAQYEAYTFPQLPGMHINGKVAMGENIGDLGGITIALEAYRRSLDGNPAPQIDGFSGEQRLFMGWAQVWRTLWRDDALRQQLVNGTHSPGHIRAFAPLRNVDAWYDAFDVREGDALWIAPEDRVRIW, from the coding sequence TTGAAGAAGACCCTGCTGTCCGCGGCGACCGCCGTGGCGATGACGATGGCGGCCACCGCCGCTGCCCACGATCACCGCTGTCTCGAGGAGACCTGCACGCTGCAGGCCTTGTTTGCGAGTGAGCCCGGCGCCGGTGGCGCCTCCACCTCGGGCGATCCCGTCGCCGCGCAGCGCATGGGCAGTTGGGGCATCGACACCGCCGGCATGGACACCTCGGTGCGGCCGGGTGAGGACTTCTTCGGCTACGTGAGCGGCAACTGGGCCAAGACCACGCAGATCCCGTCCGACAAGTCGAGCTACGGCGCATTCCTGGTGCTGCGCGATCTGTCGGAGGCGCGCGTGCGTCAGCTGGTGGAGGGCTATGACGTGGCCGACACCGCGCATCCCGACCGCGCCAAGGTCGCCACCCTCTATGCCGGCTTCATGGACCAGGCCGCGATCGACGCGCTGGGCGCCCAGCCGCTCGCGCCCAAGCTCGCCGCGATCCGCGCGGCCGGCGACAAGGACGCGCTGGCCCGGCTGATGGGCCAGAGCCAGGGCGACTTCGGTCGCAGCTTCTTCGGCCTGGGCGTGTCCGACGACCAGCGCGACCCCGACCGCTACACGCTGTACATGAGCCAGTCGGGCCTGGGTCTGGGCGATCGCGAGATGTATCTGCGCGAGACCTTCGCGCCGCAGCGCGAGCGCTACCAGGCCTATATCGCGCAGATGCTCGAACTGGGCGGCTGGGCGAACCCGCAGCAGAATGCCGAAGCGATCCTCGCGCTGGAGACCAAGATCGCCGAGGCGCACTGGACCCGCGCCGAGAGCCGCGACCGCGACAAGACCTACAACCCGGTCGAACTGTCGGCGTTCGCGACCACCGCGCCGGGCTTCCCTTGGGCCACGTACTTCGCCGCGGCCGGCGTGCCGCAGGCACCGCGCGCGGTCGTGCGCCAGAGCACCGCGATTCCGAAACTGGCCGCGATCTTCGGCCAGACCGACGTCGCCACGCTGCAGGCCTGGCAGGCGTTCCACACCATCGACAACGCTGCGCCGCTGCTGTCCAAGCCGTTCTCCGATGCGCGCTTCGAGTTCCGCAACAAGTTCCTGTCCGGCCAGCCCGAGGAGCAGGAGCGCTGGAAGCGCGGCGTGGCGTTCGCCGAGAGCACAATGGGCGAGGCGATCGGCCGCGACTACGTCGCGCTGTACTTCCCGGCCGATGCCAAGGCCAAGATGGACGCGCTGGTCGCCAACGTGAAGGTGGCGATGGGCGCGCGGCTCGAGCAGCTCGACTGGATGGGCCCGGCGACCAAGGCCGAGGCGCGCAGGAAGCTCGATGGGTTCGGCCTGAAGATCGGTCACCCGGACCAGTGGCGCGACTACAGCGGCCTGGTGGTCGAGCCCGGCGACGTGTTCGGCAACGCCGAGCGCTCGATGGCGTTCGAATGGGACTACCGCCGCAACCGTCTGGGTAAGGAGGTCGACAAGGGCGAGTGGGGCATGACCCCGCAGACGGTCAACGCCTACTACAACTCGGTCAAGAACGAGATCGTGTTCCCGGCCGCGATCCTGCAGCCGCCGTTCTTCGATCCCGACGCCGACCCGGCGGTCAACTACGGCGCGATCGGCGGCGTGATCGGCCACGAAATCATCCACGGCTTCGACGACCAGGGCCGCAAGTCCGACGGCGAGGGCGTGCTGCGCGACTGGTGGACGGCCGAGGACGCGGCGAAGTTCGAGGCGCAGGCGGCCAAGCTCGGCGCGCAGTACGAGGCCTATACGTTCCCGCAGCTGCCGGGCATGCATATCAACGGCAAGGTCGCGATGGGCGAAAACATCGGTGACCTGGGTGGCATCACGATCGCGCTGGAGGCCTACCGCCGTTCGCTGGACGGCAACCCTGCGCCGCAGATCGACGGCTTCAGCGGCGAGCAGCGGCTGTTCATGGGCTGGGCGCAGGTGTGGCGCACGCTGTGGCGCGACGATGCGCTGCGCCAGCAGCTGGTCAACGGCACCCATTCGCCGGGCCACATCCGTGCGTTCGCGCCGCTGCGCAATGTCGATGCGTGGTACGACGCGTTCGACGTGCGCGAGGGCGATGCGCTGTGGATCGCGCCCGAGGACCGTGTGCGAATCTGGTGA
- a CDS encoding glycoside hydrolase family 16 protein translates to MDRVRLFALPLVACLGAAATFAPAAHAQTPVWQENFDGPSIDGNTWTYDVGTGCQIGLCGWGNAEMQYYTSRPENARIENGRLIIEARRENFDGSPFTSARLKTEGRVQFKYGTLEARIKIPEAGNGVWPAYWMLGAVGVWPARGEIDMMEAGSAQAIADGVVNRRIGAAVHWDYNGSYASHATVYNSPVALHDDFHIYKLTWDPNFIRVSIDGQQYFEFDISDVEGPQVHEFHAPHFLLLNIAVGGTYTGVHTPQDVTAPLPGRMEVDWIRLYQDHPDSELYLGSNNAAPAGQFGVYTERSGLAGALDFGSNTDLFLWNNLTPIAAAPYEGSELMAFRANPGNWFGLGIITDVRNMGAYAGGSLKFRMRTASQAPFRVGINTSFGDSWIPFAPGGQQYGLVRDGAWHEVSIPFSAFHDLDLHAVKQFFMLAGDAPGQPVDLFIDDVYYQSP, encoded by the coding sequence ATGGATCGCGTACGCCTGTTCGCCCTGCCGCTCGTCGCCTGCCTGGGCGCGGCCGCTACATTCGCCCCCGCCGCGCATGCCCAGACCCCCGTCTGGCAGGAGAACTTCGACGGCCCGTCGATCGACGGCAACACCTGGACCTACGACGTGGGCACGGGGTGCCAGATCGGCCTGTGTGGCTGGGGCAATGCCGAGATGCAGTACTACACCAGCCGCCCGGAGAACGCGCGCATCGAGAATGGCCGCCTGATCATCGAGGCACGCCGCGAAAACTTCGATGGCAGCCCGTTCACGTCCGCGCGACTGAAGACCGAGGGCCGTGTGCAGTTCAAGTACGGCACGCTCGAGGCGCGGATCAAGATCCCAGAGGCCGGCAACGGCGTGTGGCCGGCCTACTGGATGCTCGGTGCGGTCGGTGTGTGGCCGGCACGCGGCGAGATCGACATGATGGAGGCCGGCTCGGCGCAGGCCATCGCCGATGGCGTGGTCAATCGCCGGATCGGCGCGGCGGTGCACTGGGACTACAACGGCTCGTACGCCTCACACGCCACGGTCTACAACAGCCCGGTCGCGCTGCATGACGACTTCCATATCTACAAGCTGACCTGGGACCCGAACTTCATCCGCGTCTCGATCGACGGCCAGCAGTACTTCGAGTTCGACATCTCCGATGTCGAGGGGCCGCAGGTGCACGAGTTCCACGCCCCGCACTTCCTGCTGCTCAATATCGCCGTCGGCGGCACCTACACCGGCGTGCACACGCCGCAGGACGTCACCGCGCCGCTGCCCGGCCGCATGGAAGTCGACTGGATCCGGCTCTATCAGGACCATCCCGACAGCGAGCTGTACCTGGGCAGCAACAACGCCGCCCCCGCCGGCCAGTTCGGCGTGTACACCGAGCGCAGCGGCCTGGCCGGCGCTTTGGACTTCGGCAGCAACACCGACCTGTTTCTGTGGAACAACCTCACCCCGATCGCCGCCGCGCCGTACGAGGGCAGCGAGCTGATGGCCTTCCGCGCCAATCCCGGCAACTGGTTCGGGCTGGGCATCATCACCGACGTGCGCAACATGGGCGCCTACGCTGGCGGTAGTCTGAAGTTCCGCATGCGCACCGCCAGCCAGGCACCGTTCCGCGTCGGCATCAACACCTCGTTCGGCGACAGCTGGATTCCCTTCGCACCGGGCGGCCAGCAGTACGGCCTGGTCCGCGACGGCGCCTGGCACGAAGTCAGCATTCCGTTCTCCGCGTTCCACGATCTCGACCTGCACGCGGTCAAGCAGTTCTTCATGCTCGCCGGCGATGCGCCCGGCCAGCCGGTCGACCTGTTCATCGATGACGTCTACTATCAGAGCCCGTGA
- a CDS encoding glutaminase yields MHSPPQNPHDLSRHDLPGILATIEDEVRARFDAREGKVADYIPALASVPRERFGMAIATLDGDVYSVGDAQVPFSIQSISKVHTLTLALDAAGDALWKRVGREPSGDPFNSLVQLEHECGIPRNPFINAGALVVADVLLSHYDDPEAALLAFMRERSGNAEVGRDEEIWTSERRSGYRNIALANFIRSFGNIENEVDAVLDLYFFQCALRMNCVDLARSVRYLAGRGVCPGTGTRVTSIERSTRINAVMMTCGTYDAAGEFAFHVGLPAKSGVGGGIVAVVPNVLSLCVWSPPLDDKGNSLLGAYALHRFTRMTGLSVF; encoded by the coding sequence ATGCACAGCCCGCCGCAGAACCCGCACGACCTCTCGCGTCACGACCTCCCCGGCATCCTGGCGACGATCGAAGATGAGGTGCGCGCGCGTTTCGATGCGCGCGAGGGCAAGGTTGCCGATTACATTCCGGCCTTGGCCTCGGTGCCGCGCGAGCGCTTCGGCATGGCGATCGCCACGCTCGACGGCGACGTCTACAGCGTCGGCGATGCCCAGGTTCCGTTCTCGATCCAGAGCATCTCCAAGGTGCATACGCTCACGCTCGCCCTCGACGCGGCCGGCGATGCATTGTGGAAGCGGGTCGGACGCGAGCCGTCGGGCGATCCGTTCAACTCGCTGGTGCAGCTCGAACACGAGTGCGGCATCCCGCGTAATCCGTTCATCAATGCCGGCGCCTTGGTCGTGGCCGATGTGCTGCTGTCGCACTACGACGATCCGGAAGCCGCGCTGCTGGCCTTCATGCGCGAGCGCTCGGGCAATGCCGAGGTCGGCCGCGACGAGGAGATCTGGACCTCGGAGCGGCGCAGCGGTTATCGCAACATCGCACTCGCGAACTTCATCCGCAGCTTCGGCAACATCGAGAACGAGGTCGACGCCGTGCTCGACCTGTACTTCTTCCAGTGCGCGCTGCGCATGAACTGCGTGGATCTGGCGCGCAGCGTGCGCTACCTGGCCGGTCGTGGGGTGTGCCCGGGCACAGGCACACGCGTGACCAGCATCGAGCGCAGCACGCGGATCAATGCGGTGATGATGACCTGCGGCACCTACGACGCTGCGGGCGAGTTCGCCTTCCACGTCGGCCTGCCGGCCAAGAGCGGCGTGGGCGGCGGCATCGTCGCGGTGGTGCCCAACGTGCTCAGCCTGTGCGTGTGGTCGCCGCCGCTCGACGACAAGGGCAATTCGCTGCTCGGCGCCTATGCGCTGCACCGCTTCACGCGGATGACCGGGCTGTCGGTGTTCTAG
- a CDS encoding glutathione S-transferase family protein: protein MGMLIEGRWHRDDDGLVDDDGRLARPQTQFRNWITADGRAGPTGEDGFAAQPGRYHLYVARACPWAHRTTLFRELKGLQDSIGLSVTHWLMADDGWTFAPGPGVVPDQVNGADTVWQLYTAADPRYTGRVSVPVLWDTQRATIVSNESADIIRMFNSAFDDVGAAEGDYYPPDLREEIDTVNARIYDGLNNGVYKAGFATRQAAYDEAVEAVFATLDWLELRLSGEQFLCGQQLTEADWRLFTTLLRFDAVYHGHFKCNLRRLIDYPALLAYTQRLYRHPAVAPTVDFDHIKRHYYQSHRQINPTGIVPAGPVPPFGR, encoded by the coding sequence ATGGGCATGCTGATCGAAGGCCGCTGGCATCGCGACGACGACGGACTGGTCGATGACGACGGACGCCTGGCCCGGCCGCAGACGCAGTTCCGCAACTGGATCACCGCCGATGGCCGCGCCGGCCCCACCGGCGAGGACGGGTTCGCCGCGCAGCCCGGCCGCTATCACCTCTACGTGGCACGCGCCTGCCCCTGGGCGCACCGCACAACCCTGTTCCGCGAGCTCAAGGGCCTGCAGGACAGCATCGGGCTGTCGGTCACCCACTGGCTGATGGCCGACGACGGCTGGACCTTCGCGCCGGGGCCAGGCGTCGTGCCCGACCAGGTCAACGGCGCGGACACGGTGTGGCAGCTCTACACCGCCGCCGATCCGCGCTACACCGGTCGGGTCAGCGTGCCGGTGCTGTGGGACACCCAGCGCGCCACCATCGTCAGCAACGAATCGGCCGACATCATCCGCATGTTCAACAGTGCCTTCGACGATGTCGGCGCGGCCGAAGGCGATTACTACCCGCCCGATCTGCGCGAGGAGATCGACACGGTCAATGCGCGCATCTACGACGGGCTCAACAACGGCGTCTACAAGGCGGGCTTCGCGACCCGCCAGGCGGCCTATGACGAGGCCGTCGAGGCGGTGTTCGCGACGCTCGACTGGCTGGAGCTGCGGCTGTCGGGCGAACAGTTCCTGTGCGGCCAGCAGCTGACCGAGGCCGACTGGCGGCTGTTCACCACGCTGCTGCGCTTCGACGCGGTCTACCACGGTCACTTCAAATGCAACCTGCGGCGGCTGATCGACTATCCCGCCCTGCTCGCCTACACCCAGCGGCTGTACCGCCACCCGGCGGTCGCGCCGACCGTCGACTTCGACCACATCAAACGGCATTACTACCAGAGCCACCGGCAGATCAATCCGACCGGCATCGTGCCCGCCGGACCGGTGCCGCCATTCGGGCGCTGA
- a CDS encoding sulfite exporter TauE/SafE family protein — MPIDWLVVLAALTSGLLGGLHCAAMCGGIATGFSAASPAGGWPHALQVNLGRVGGYVLAGAIVGGFGHGLVGVFGNPWIGFGLRMLLGAALVLVALRLFGRGGFDLLRRPGARLWAWLQPLQRRLLPAETAPRRIALGMLWGWLPCGLSLSLLTVAWMQASVPGGALTMAAFGLGTLPVMLPLTWSGQRVGRWLQRPRLRALVASLVLAAGLLTLAGPWLMQVPALHGPLSAIGCVPPPL; from the coding sequence GTGCCGATTGACTGGCTGGTAGTGCTGGCCGCGCTGACCAGCGGCCTGCTCGGCGGTCTGCACTGCGCGGCGATGTGCGGCGGCATCGCGACCGGGTTCTCGGCCGCATCGCCGGCCGGCGGCTGGCCGCATGCGTTGCAGGTCAACCTGGGCCGCGTGGGCGGCTATGTGCTGGCCGGTGCGATCGTCGGTGGCTTCGGCCACGGGCTGGTCGGCGTGTTCGGCAACCCGTGGATCGGCTTCGGGCTGCGCATGTTGCTGGGCGCGGCGCTGGTGCTGGTGGCGCTGCGGCTGTTCGGACGCGGCGGCTTCGACCTGCTGCGCCGGCCGGGAGCACGCCTGTGGGCCTGGTTGCAGCCGCTGCAGCGACGCCTGTTGCCGGCCGAGACGGCGCCGCGCCGGATCGCGTTGGGAATGTTGTGGGGCTGGTTGCCCTGCGGGCTCAGCCTGAGCCTGCTCACGGTGGCCTGGATGCAGGCCAGTGTGCCGGGCGGCGCGCTGACGATGGCCGCCTTCGGCCTGGGCACGTTGCCGGTGATGCTGCCGCTGACCTGGTCGGGCCAGCGCGTGGGCCGTTGGTTGCAGCGCCCACGGCTGCGCGCGCTGGTGGCGTCGCTGGTACTGGCGGCCGGCCTGTTGACGCTGGCCGGCCCGTGGCTGATGCAGGTGCCGGCTTTGCATGGGCCGTTGTCGGCGATCGGCTGCGTGCCGCCGCCGCTGTAG
- the ccoS gene encoding cbb3-type cytochrome oxidase assembly protein CcoS, which yields MRSLLLLVPISLVLLGIAIAAFVWAVRRGQFDDMDTPALDILVDDDGRDEAGHLLGARSTQAPPAAPPQDRPRAD from the coding sequence ATGAGAAGTCTGCTGCTGCTGGTGCCGATCAGCCTGGTCCTGCTCGGCATCGCGATCGCCGCCTTCGTCTGGGCGGTCAGGCGCGGCCAGTTCGACGACATGGATACCCCGGCGCTCGACATCCTGGTCGACGACGACGGCCGCGACGAGGCCGGGCACCTGCTGGGCGCGCGGTCCACGCAGGCGCCGCCGGCGGCACCGCCGCAGGACCGGCCGCGTGCCGATTGA
- a CDS encoding heavy metal translocating P-type ATPase: MNATAHPASAGCFHCGEPLTAHAVQAPIDSATQTFCCDGCAAAAQWIRHADLGDYYRLRSAMPAPVGNEAIDFGIWDREDLLREHANPVPGGRALTLLTDGMRCAACAWLIDSALRREDGVLDVTANAVTGRIRIAWDPARTALSKVLQRLAALGYRPYLAGGEARERARVRERRRWLLRLGIAGLGTLQAMMFAEALYLDFDRQMPLATRDFFRWITFLVSTPVVFYAGWPFLAGMARELRQRHVGMDTLIATSTLLAYLASLWETIRGGTHVWYDAAVMFVFLLLAARMLEQRARNVATAQVDALARARPSLAVRERADGMRESVPAAELVAGDIVCVAAGDVLPADGVLLDGEAVFEESLLTGESAPVRRIAGEALYAGTVCREWPVRVRVTCTGVDTRLSQLTRLVEQAQSHRPRLARLADGVGSRFVAGLLLTALAVYVGWRIHDPARAFEVTLALLVVSCPCALSLAVPTALATAHGALARLGVLATRADALETLASATDMVFDKTGTLTDTRPELDDVTGLDGFDPAQALRIAAALERDANHPIAQAFAHVAADATADAMAVVPGQGVEGTVEGVRWRLGQAAFAAGRADDGALWLGDGRRAMARFTLREHVREDAAAALQGLRELGLVLHLASGDAQAPVTALGTRLGIEDAHARQTPEDKLARVRALQAEGRTVAMIGDGLNDAPVLAGADVSIAMGEGASLAQRAADLVTTGPTLRRIPATIAVARRARRVIRQNLGWALVYNLLAIPVAAAGLVTPWLAALGMALSSLLVTANALRLTRVPATGEPR; encoded by the coding sequence GTGAACGCCACTGCGCATCCCGCGTCCGCGGGCTGCTTCCATTGCGGCGAACCGCTGACCGCGCATGCCGTGCAGGCGCCGATCGATAGCGCCACGCAGACGTTCTGTTGCGACGGCTGCGCGGCCGCGGCGCAGTGGATCCGTCACGCCGATCTCGGCGATTACTACCGCCTGCGCAGTGCGATGCCCGCACCGGTCGGCAACGAGGCGATCGACTTCGGGATCTGGGATCGCGAGGATCTGCTGCGCGAGCACGCCAACCCGGTACCCGGCGGACGCGCGCTCACCCTGCTGACCGACGGCATGCGCTGCGCCGCGTGCGCGTGGTTGATCGACAGCGCGCTGCGCCGCGAGGACGGTGTGCTCGATGTCACCGCCAATGCGGTGACCGGCCGCATCCGCATCGCCTGGGACCCGGCACGGACCGCGCTCTCGAAGGTGCTGCAGCGGCTGGCCGCGCTGGGGTATCGCCCGTACCTGGCCGGCGGCGAGGCGCGCGAGCGCGCCCGGGTCCGCGAGCGTCGGCGCTGGCTGTTGCGCCTGGGCATCGCCGGGCTGGGCACGTTGCAGGCGATGATGTTCGCCGAGGCGTTGTACCTGGATTTCGACCGGCAGATGCCGCTCGCCACGCGCGACTTCTTCCGCTGGATCACCTTCCTGGTGTCGACCCCGGTGGTGTTCTACGCCGGCTGGCCGTTCCTGGCGGGCATGGCGCGCGAACTGCGCCAGCGCCACGTCGGCATGGACACGCTGATCGCGACCTCGACCCTGTTGGCCTACCTGGCCAGCCTGTGGGAGACGATCCGCGGCGGCACCCACGTCTGGTACGACGCGGCGGTGATGTTCGTATTCCTGTTGCTGGCCGCGCGGATGCTCGAGCAACGCGCGCGCAACGTCGCCACCGCCCAGGTCGATGCACTGGCGCGCGCGCGGCCGTCACTGGCGGTGCGCGAGCGCGCCGACGGCATGCGCGAGTCGGTGCCGGCCGCCGAACTCGTCGCCGGCGACATCGTTTGTGTCGCGGCCGGCGATGTCCTGCCCGCCGACGGCGTGTTGCTTGATGGCGAGGCGGTGTTCGAGGAATCGCTGCTGACCGGCGAGTCGGCGCCGGTGCGCCGCATCGCCGGTGAAGCGCTGTACGCCGGCACGGTCTGCCGCGAGTGGCCGGTGCGGGTCCGCGTGACCTGCACCGGCGTCGACACGCGGCTCTCGCAACTGACGCGGCTGGTCGAACAGGCGCAATCGCATCGGCCGCGCCTGGCGCGTCTGGCCGACGGCGTCGGCAGTCGCTTCGTCGCCGGCCTGCTGCTGACCGCGCTGGCGGTGTATGTGGGCTGGCGCATCCACGACCCCGCGCGCGCGTTCGAAGTGACGCTGGCGCTGCTGGTGGTCAGCTGCCCCTGTGCGCTGTCGCTGGCGGTGCCCACGGCGCTGGCCACCGCGCACGGCGCGCTGGCCCGGCTCGGGGTGCTTGCGACCCGGGCTGATGCGCTGGAAACGCTCGCCAGCGCGACCGATATGGTCTTCGACAAGACCGGCACATTGACCGACACGCGCCCCGAACTGGACGACGTCACCGGCCTCGACGGCTTCGATCCGGCGCAGGCACTGCGGATCGCGGCCGCGCTCGAACGCGACGCCAATCATCCGATCGCGCAGGCCTTCGCGCATGTCGCGGCCGACGCCACCGCCGACGCGATGGCGGTGGTGCCGGGGCAGGGCGTGGAGGGCACGGTCGAAGGCGTGCGCTGGCGGCTGGGCCAGGCGGCGTTCGCCGCCGGACGCGCGGACGATGGCGCGCTGTGGCTCGGCGACGGCCGCCGCGCGATGGCCCGGTTCACGCTGCGCGAGCACGTGCGCGAGGACGCGGCGGCCGCACTGCAGGGCCTGCGCGAACTGGGGCTGGTGCTGCATCTGGCCAGCGGCGATGCGCAGGCGCCGGTCACGGCGCTGGGCACGCGACTGGGCATTGAAGATGCGCATGCGCGCCAGACCCCCGAGGACAAACTGGCGCGGGTGCGGGCGCTGCAGGCCGAGGGCCGCACCGTGGCGATGATCGGCGACGGCCTCAACGATGCGCCTGTGCTGGCTGGCGCCGATGTGTCGATCGCGATGGGCGAGGGCGCGTCCTTGGCCCAGCGCGCCGCCGATCTGGTCACCACCGGGCCGACCCTGCGGCGGATTCCGGCGACGATCGCGGTCGCGCGGCGCGCCAGGCGGGTGATCCGGCAGAATCTGGGCTGGGCACTGGTCTACAACCTGCTGGCGATTCCGGTGGCGGCGGCCGGACTGGTGACGCCGTGGCTGGCGGCGCTGGGCATGGCATTGTCGTCGCTGCTCGTCACCGCCAATGCGCTGCGCCTGACGCGGGTGCCGGCGACCGGAGAACCGAGATGA
- a CDS encoding FixH family protein has product MNDNKRPLWRIPVMWLVIGLPLASIVAGVGLLIVAARTGGDDVVNDEVRRVSQIQTTDLGADAKARQLGLSAIVRIDETMVEAIPATGEFPREATLRLLLQHPTQSEDDLTLELVPTQTGWRSTTPIDDGHDWIVQLAPMDGSWRLQGRLPKQQHAARLAPSLQP; this is encoded by the coding sequence ATGAATGACAACAAGCGCCCGCTGTGGCGGATCCCGGTGATGTGGCTGGTCATCGGCCTGCCGCTGGCCTCCATCGTCGCCGGCGTGGGGCTGTTGATCGTCGCCGCCCGCACCGGCGGCGACGATGTCGTCAATGACGAGGTCCGCCGTGTGTCGCAGATCCAGACCACCGATCTGGGCGCGGATGCGAAGGCGCGGCAATTGGGGCTGAGCGCGATCGTGCGGATCGACGAGACGATGGTCGAGGCGATCCCGGCAACAGGCGAGTTCCCGCGCGAGGCGACCTTGCGGCTGCTGCTGCAGCATCCGACCCAGTCCGAGGACGACCTGACGCTCGAACTGGTACCGACGCAGACCGGTTGGCGCTCGACCACGCCGATCGACGATGGCCACGACTGGATCGTGCAGCTGGCACCCATGGATGGCAGCTGGCGCCTGCAAGGCCGCCTGCCCAAGCAGCAGCACGCCGCCCGTCTGGCGCCGTCGCTGCAGCCCTGA